A single region of the Lacerta agilis isolate rLacAgi1 chromosome 9, rLacAgi1.pri, whole genome shotgun sequence genome encodes:
- the LOC117053453 gene encoding neurofilament light polypeptide-like, translating to MDSEGFGWRKPWEDYRGGGGGASRSVRASFCSPVPRRSARLSASALGPLTDPLERLDLAQVSNLNAELLGLRAQEKEQLVDLNDRFATYIERVRDLEHRNRALLLELEALRRQQRAPARLPQLYQQEARALRTLLDAEAGDKARLEAERDRLRLTCGQLRERCAQEARRRLDAEETLSRVREEAARAALATCDADGAAGSLRAELAFLQKLLDEERAELVAQAELAAATRVAVEGAPAAAAARPDISAALRDIRSQYESLAAKNMQTAEEWYRSKFASVAELASRNQEAVHSIRQETVEYRRLLQTRSAEIETLRGAIDSLHKQLESLEGQQGAEVARCQERVAELEQEISEAKEEMARYMREYQELLNVKMALDIEIAAYRKLLEGEEMWWTSSSSLPPLMK from the exons ATGGACTCCGAGGGCTTTGGTTGGCGTAAGCCGTGGGAGGATTACCGCGGCGGAGGCGGTGGGGCGTCGCGCTCCGTTCGAGCCAGCTTCTGCTCCCCGGTGCCGCGGCGCTCGGCTCGCCTCTCGGCCTCCGCGCTCGGCCCCTTGACTGACCCCTTGGAACGCCTGGACCTGGCGCAGGTGAGCAACCTGAACGCGGAGCTGCTGGGGCTGCGCGcccaggagaaggagcagctggtGGACCTCAACGACCGCTTCGCCACCTACATCGAGCGGGTGCGGGACCTGGAGCACCGGAACCGGGCGCTGCTGCTGGAGCTGGAGGCgctgcggcggcagcagcgggccCCGGCGCGGCTGCCTCAGCTCTACCAGCAAGAAGCGCGCGCCCTGCGGACCCTGCTGGACGCCGAGGCCGGCGACAAGGCGCGCCTGGAGGCAGAGCGCGACCGTCTGCGCCTCACCTGCGGCCAGCTCCGCGAGCGCTGCGCCCAGGAGGCGCGCCGGCGCCTGGACGCCGAGGAGACGCTGAGCCGCGTGCGCGAAGAAGCCGCCCGGGCCGCGCTGGCCACCTGTGACGCCGACGGGGCGGCCGGCTCCCTGCGAGCCGAGCTGGCCTTCCTGCAAAAGCTCCTGGACGAGGAGCGGGCCGAGCTGGTGGCCCAAGCCGAGCTGGCCGCGGCCACCCGGGTGGCGGTGGAGGGCGCcccggcggcggctgctgctcgGCCCGACATCTCCGCCGCGCTGCGCGACATCCGCTCCCAGTACGAGAGCCTGGCGGCGAAGAACATGCAGACGGCGGAGGAGTGGTACCGCTCCAAGTTCGCCTCCGTGGCCGAGCTGGCCAGCCGCAACCAGGAGGCCGTGCACAGCATCCGCCAGGAGACCGTCGAGTACCGGCGGCTGCTGCAGACCCGCTCGGCGGAGATCGAGACCTTGCGCGGCGCCATCGACTCcctccacaagcagctggagAGCCTGGAGGGCCAGCAGGGAGCCGAGGTGGCTCGCTGCCAG gagagaGTGGCAGAACTGGAGCAGGAGATCTCGGAAGCCAAGGAAGAAATGGCTCGCTACATGCGTGAATACCAGGAGCTGCTGAACGTCAAGATGGCCCTGGACATAGAGATTGCTGCCTACAG gAAACTGCTGGAAGGGGAGGAGATGTGGTggacctcttcttcctccttgccACCCCTGATGAAGTGA